The following DNA comes from Castor canadensis chromosome 15, mCasCan1.hap1v2, whole genome shotgun sequence.
GGGCTTCTCCTTTGACAACTGCCAGAGGTGAAAGAGGGAGGCTTAGTCAGGAGTTGCCTGTGCTTTGCTGTGCCCTTTTTTCTTGGCAGAGGGGATGTCTGTGTTGGGCAATTTGGGTTCCAGGCTCACCCCAAGGGAGGAGGGCGCCCAGGACGAGTTGGGGGATGAAACAGAGGCCCTAGAAGCATAACCGAAACCCGGGCCCACGCCTCTGTTTGCAGAAATGCATCCTTGGAACGCGTTCTCCCGGCCCTTCGGGTCCCTCATGCACGCAAGACCGGGACCACCATCGCGGGACTTGTGTTCCAAGTGAGCAAGGGGGTGGGACTGGTGAGCCAGGAGGGCGGCCGCGGTGGGAGAGATCGGGTGGGTACTGAGGCAGCGGCACCTCCTCCGTAGGACGGAGTGATCCTGGGCGCAGATACGCGGGCCACTAACGATTCTGTCGTGGCGGACAAGAGCTGCGAGAAGATACACTTCATCGCCCCCAAAATCTAGTGAGATTTCCCGAACCCAGTTCCCGCACCCAGGAAAGAAACCACCGCCCCCCTCCCGTCGCTCCCACTCTAGTCAGTCCCCACACATTTTAAAGTCCTGCCCACACCGATCCTCCCTTCAATCTCAGCTGCTGTGGGGCTGGAGTGGCCGCGGACGCCGAGATGACCACACGGATGACCGCGTCCAACATGGAGCTACATTCGCTATCAACTGGTCGCGAACCTCGGGTGGCCACCGTAACTCGCATCCTGCGCCAGACGCTCTTCCGGTGAGGGGTCGGGAATAAGATGACCCTAGGGAGGGGAAGTTCTAATATGGACTGGGCTGATAGGATGTGGAACGGGAGAAAGGGCGGGACTACGACGTTCCGAGAGACCGGAAGAGGCTGGCCAACAGGAAGAATTGCTGTCAGTGGAGGACGCCAGGACACAGGAAGGGGCGGGGCTCAAATCCAGAGGCGGTGCCGTGGGGGCGGGGCCTAAATACCTTTGCTAGTGACCACGCCCACCCACGAATAGATACCAGGGCCACGTGGGAGCATCGCTGATTGTGGGCGGTGTAGACCTGACCGGGCCTCAGCTGTATAGCGTGCACCCTCACGGTTCCTACAGTCGTCTGCCTTTCACAGCTCTGGGTGAGCGTTTCCATCCCTTCCCCACGAACCACGCCCCATCAACCCTGGCCTCACGTTTGTCCCCCACTGTAGCGACCTTAGTTGCCTCTACCCCCTTGCAGGCTCGGGACAGGACGCGGCCCTGGCAGTGCTGGAAGACCGGTTCCAGCCAAACATGACGGTGAGTGAAACCTGCCCCTAATATATGGTCACTGCTGAAAGAGGGAACACAAGCGTGGGTGACTCAGAAGTTTGTACACAGGACAGGGTGGAGGGgacacagga
Coding sequences within:
- the Psmb10 gene encoding proteasome subunit beta type-10 isoform X2, with translation MEPKGLSNARNASLERVLPALRVPHARKTGTTIAGLVFQDGVILGADTRATNDSVVADKSCEKIHFIAPKIYCCGAGVAADAEMTTRMTASNMELHSLSTGREPRVATVTRILRQTLFRYQGHVGASLIVGGVDLTGPQLYSVHPHGSYSRLPFTALGSGQDAALAVLEDRFQPNMTLEAAQELLVKAITAGILGDLGSGGAVDACVITATGAKLLRTLSSPTEPMERSGRYRFVPGTTAVLTQEVKSLNLELLEETVQAMDVE
- the Psmb10 gene encoding proteasome subunit beta type-10 isoform X1; translated protein: MLKITVGDPQGGFSFDNCQRNASLERVLPALRVPHARKTGTTIAGLVFQDGVILGADTRATNDSVVADKSCEKIHFIAPKIYCCGAGVAADAEMTTRMTASNMELHSLSTGREPRVATVTRILRQTLFRYQGHVGASLIVGGVDLTGPQLYSVHPHGSYSRLPFTALGSGQDAALAVLEDRFQPNMTLEAAQELLVKAITAGILGDLGSGGAVDACVITATGAKLLRTLSSPTEPMERSGRYRFVPGTTAVLTQEVKSLNLELLEETVQAMDVE
- the Psmb10 gene encoding proteasome subunit beta type-10 isoform X4 — encoded protein: MLKITVGDPQGGFSFDNCQRNASLERVLPALRVPHARKTGTTIAGLVFQDGVILGADTRATNDSVVADKSCEKIHFIAPKIYCCGAGVAADAEMTTRMTASNMELHSLSTGREPRVATVTRILRQTLFRYQGHVGASLIVGGVDLTGPQLYSVHPHGSYSRLPFTALGSGQDAALAVLEDRFQPNMTVWALPFCAWNYCCPDPGSKVTEPGAPGGNCSGNGCGVKWFEA
- the Psmb10 gene encoding proteasome subunit beta type-10 isoform X3; this translates as MLKITVGDPQGGFSFDNCQRNASLERVLPALRVPHARKTGTTIAGLVFQDGVILGADTRATNDSVVADKSCEKIHFIAPKIYCCGAGVAADAEMTTRMTASNMELHSLSTGREPRVATVTRILRQTLFRYQGHVGASLIVGGVDLTGPQLYSVHPHGSYSRLPFTALGSGQDAALAVLEDRFQPNMTLEAAQELLVKAITAGILGDLGSGGAVDACVITATGLGATVLCLELLLS